The region GGATGAGTTCTTCGTCCGGCCCGAGCATGAATACAGCCGTGAGCTATTGTCTGCGGTGCCCAAGATGCCGCAATATTGAACATTCAACACATCAGGAGGATTATATGAACCGCCAAACTACAGGATTCGTACCATTGACGTTATCTGAGCTGGACACATTAACACAGCAGTTGTCCCGGCTATTGGGGACACAGCATCCTCCGGTAATCATTCCGGGGGAGGCGATTCTAGGCATTGAGGCGGTAGCAGCAGGAATTGCAGCGCCTGGACGTACGATTCTGAACGTAGTAACCGGACCTTACGGAAGCTTGTTCGGAGAATGGCTTACGCGCGGCGGGGCCACCGTTAAGGAAGTGAAGGTTCCGTTCGATCAGGTGGTTACAGTAGAGGAGGTCGCCGCAGCAATTGAGCTGCATCAGCCGGTTGCGATTTCTTTGGTGCAGGCAGAGGTGGTTACAGGCGGCTCGAACCCTGCGCAGGAGATCTTCGAATTGGCCCGCAGTCATGACCTGATTACGATAACGGATTCCGTGTCGGCTGTCGGGGGAGAGGCGCTGTCTGTGGATGAGTGGACCGTGGATTTCGCAGTAATGGGTGCGCAAAAAGCGCTCGCCGGTCCTAACGGAATCAGCGCGGTCAGTATTTCTCCCCGCGGCTGGGCCTTCCTGGAGTCGAATGACCAGGCTCCGCGCAATTCAATTCTGTCCTTGCTGGATCTGCAGCCGTCCCCGGATGGAGCAGCACCGCTCCGCGTCCCGCCGAACATCCCGGTCCTGGAAGCCAGAGCACTGATTGAAGCCCTGGAGGCTGTTGCCGAGGAGGGGCTGTCACAAGTGATCCAACGGCATGAACGCGCAGCG is a window of Paenibacillus sp. FSL H3-0469 DNA encoding:
- a CDS encoding aminotransferase class V-fold PLP-dependent enzyme; translation: MNRQTTGFVPLTLSELDTLTQQLSRLLGTQHPPVIIPGEAILGIEAVAAGIAAPGRTILNVVTGPYGSLFGEWLTRGGATVKEVKVPFDQVVTVEEVAAAIELHQPVAISLVQAEVVTGGSNPAQEIFELARSHDLITITDSVSAVGGEALSVDEWTVDFAVMGAQKALAGPNGISAVSISPRGWAFLESNDQAPRNSILSLLDLQPSPDGAAPLRVPPNIPVLEARALIEALEAVAEEGLSQVIQRHERAAASAVAGIAELGLIPWQKDSRHYSTLTTTVRINEQPLLLIKQPVGIVAPGDGELFGQLLRINHFGNNASRESVEAAVQTLARLLKREAEPALQAVRQVWEEAE